The sequence GCGGCCGCAATGTCGCCCATCCCCAATTTTTTGCCGAAGGCAAGCAGAGGTGCCTTGAAGACCTTGGTGATGAAGGTCACCATAGGGAAGGCTCCGGCCAAAACGATGGCGATACTGCCGATGACCGCATAGGACTCGGTCAGGGGGGCCAGGGCATAGGGAGACCCCTCAGCAAAGAACCGGAAGGGTGAAAGGGCCTCGACGATCCCCATGGCCAACCCGATCGTGATCAGGGCAACGACGATCTTGCCAAAGACAGAGAACCCCTTGATCATGGCCGACGGGATGAATTTGAGCCCGGCCGCAATCAGGACGGACACGATCAGGACGGGGACGATGTTCAGGAGCAGGGTGGTGACACCGAATCCCTCGCCCAGCATCAAGAGCCCTCCGGCCAGGCAGCCCAGCGGAATCGTGACCATACCGATCAGGATGCCCCGGGCGAGCGCCGGATGGTCCTTTTTGTCGATGATCCCCAGGGCGACGGGGATTGAGAAGACGATGGTGGGGCCCATCATGCCCCCCAGGATGATGCCGGCGAAGCGGCCGATCTGCGGGTGGGCCGCCATCTGCATGGCCAGCGGGTAGCCGCCCATATCGCAGGCCAGAAGCGTCGTCGCAAACATTGCCGGATCCGCACCAACGGCTTGATAGAGAGGGACTATAACCGGTTTGAGCACTGCGGCAAGGAAGGGGGCCAGGGTGATGACACCGCCCATGGCGAGCATGAGCGACCCCATGGCCATGAACCCTTCCTCGAACTTTTCGCCGAAGCCGAGGCGGTTTCCCAGAAAGGCCTTATCCAGAGCGCC is a genomic window of Fretibacterium sp. OH1220_COT-178 containing:
- a CDS encoding ethanolamine utilization protein EutH, which produces MGINDIILYVMTGFMVLGALDKAFLGNRLGFGEKFEEGFMAMGSLMLAMGGVITLAPFLAAVLKPVIVPLYQAVGADPAMFATTLLACDMGGYPLAMQMAAHPQIGRFAGIILGGMMGPTIVFSIPVALGIIDKKDHPALARGILIGMVTIPLGCLAGGLLMLGEGFGVTTLLLNIVPVLIVSVLIAAGLKFIPSAMIKGFSVFGKIVVALITIGLAMGIVEALSPFRFFAEGSPYALAPLTESYAVIGSIAIVLAGAFPMVTFITKVFKAPLLAFGKKLGMGDIAAAGMVATLANNIPTFTMMKDMDERGKVINVAFAVSAAFVFGDHLGFTAGVERGLILAMIVGKLVAGITAVVLACKVTPQNISMDA